TCAGGACCCGGGATTAGTGttgataaaatcaaattttctgGTTTCATAATCAACCAAGGAGGAAGATTATAATTGACCAGAACAACTGGCCAGGTGGAGTGACTTATATTCATTGATCGGTAAGGATTGACACCATCTGCAGCTAATCCTAACCTCACATTTCGAATTTCTGCTGCAAATTTTGGATGACTAGCATCCATTGACCTCCACCCCTCTGCATCCGCTGGATGCCTTAACTTTCCGTCTTTTGTTCGCCCCACTGCATGCCACTTCATGAGTTCAGAATACTCTTTACACATGAAAAGCCGTTGCAACCTTGGTTTTAGTGGAAAGTATCTCAAGACTTTTGCGGGAATCTTAGAGCTGTTTTCTTGTACTTTAGTGGAAAAAGGTGCACGGTTATCTTTCTTAGAGACTACCCACCTTGACGCCCCACAAAATTTACACTtaatttcatctttgttttCAGACCAATATAACATGCAATCGTTCGGACAAGCATGTATCTTTTCATAATCAAGGCCTAAATCTCTAATCATTTTTTTGGCAACACTAAAATAAGAAGGCAGGTTTACATTCGGGAAAGCTTCCTTCAACAATTGTAAAATACCGCTGAATGCAGACTCGGTAAAACCATGACTGCACTTTAATTGGTAAAGTCTGACTATGAAGCCTAATTGCGTGAAATTTTCAGACCCGGGAAACAGAGGTTGTTTCCCTTCCTGAACAAGCTTATAGAAGTCTTTTGCAGCTTTATTCATTCCATTTCTAGCTCTACCTTCATTGCGAAtcatttcatcaaaatcatcaccTAGGCCTATACACATATCAGAATCATCCATCCCTACATCATCAGGCTTTCTAAACTTGTCGGTTGACACTTCAAATATCCAATTACTAAATGATGGACAAGGACCATTAAACACGAGATGTTCATATACATTGTCCGGAGAAATCCAGAAACGGTTACTGCAATCTTTGCAAGGGCAGCGTAATTCATTTCCTATGGAGAAATTATCAAACGCATTCCTAACAAAATGTGTGGCACCATTACTATAACCCTCACTGTGCTTTGGCAGTGAAATCCAAGTCATGATTATTTTGCAATTTCACAAACCTATTTTCTACACAAGAAATCaagcaaaatatatacataaaaacagAGTTCtcaaaacataaatatttatatacacaaCACAAAATAACATATCATATATATCTCAACACAAACAACATATATATGCACAACACAAACGCCATTAACATATGAACAcaagtaatttttaaataataacagtCACAAATGAAGCCCTAATCAACAAATTAACAAGCCCTGATTGAAGCCCTAATCAACAAACATGCACTAATTGAAACACCCATTTCGATTTACTAACAAATAAACATCGATTGAAGGTGTATGATTGATTTGGGGAAGAAAATCGACTTATACAGTTCAGTTATTTACCTGGTAGCTACGAGCTTCTGTTGTCCGAGCTTGAATATTCGAGCTTGATACTTTCTCTAGCTTGAATCTTCGAGCTTGAATCTCCCAGATAACCTAGCTTGAATCCCCTCTTTCTCTCTTGCCTTCTCGATCGTCTCTCTCTCCCTGAGCTGCTTGTATAATGTATCTATGTAATATTATTACAAGTGTTAGTACAATAATGTATCTGTGTTGACTGGGGTGGAAAATAGCccggtaaaaaaaaataaagaaacccCGCTTATTTTTTGAACCCGGGAAAGTTTGGGCCCAAAATTTTGAACTCTATTGCAACAACTTTAGAAATCCGTTGCAATTGTTATAGATTTTTCGAAAAGTTACACTCAGTtgtaacatttttaaaaaatattgcaaCAGCTATTGGTTTGTCAAAATTTGTTAAGAAATAGCAACAATTTATGATCAAATTTCAGACTTGGCGTTGCTATAGcccttttatggtgtagtgtaTGACTAGCTATTATCATTTATCAGCTAATACGTCCATCACTTGTCTGAATATAAGAATAGATTTAGATGTACAGGTTCAGTTATGTTTTTCATGCACATTTCTAGAAATCTTCCTCTCAGGTTGATATAGTTCTAGTTTGAAAATCTCTCTAATGGAGAAGTTGTACACACAGTTTTAATACATTTTTCATTCGTCTATCTTGTTATCAGCTTTAGCGACAAGCATGTATCATAAAGAACAGCGAGTATTCCTTTTGTTCGATTTGTGTTGATTACTTCAGAAGCTGACTTGTAGCAGTATCCTTGCCGGGTATGTCGTTTTTAAAGAGATATGAACATAAAGGTCAAGGTAAATGACATTAAAAACTCTTCTCAACTAATTTGATTACTTCAAGCCTTCGACTGCCCCTGTTATTGCTTAAGTTGACATTTCGATTTGATTGCTTCTTTTACTGTCCATGCATCAAGATAACAATAAATTAACAATTGCTAAAGAATGGATGTTCTATtagagctgttcgcgaacaagctcgagctcggctcgataaaagcttggttcggctcggttcgttaaaaactcgagctcgagctcgaacacataaatgtgttcgttaaaaaaacgagctcgagccgagcttttagtgtgttcggctcgagctcggctcgttaaaactcgaaaaaatgtaattttttatgataatttcgtaatatatatgtgttattGAACgccaaattcaacatataatatatcaaatccaTCAGGAgaatattaattataacatggtaccatcaaaacacactaaaaattttatttggcttgctattttaagagtaaagtAGCGGTTTGACCTTATTTTTCTCttgctcggctcggctcggctcggctagtatttgttcgtgaacaagctcgtgttcggctcgttagttaacgagctcgagctcgaacacacttttttgttcgataagaaagctcggctcggttcgataGGAAAAAacttaaagctcggctcggctccgTTAAAATtcagctcggctcggttcgataGGAAAAAacttaaagctcggctcggccaaaattcggctcggctcggttcgtgaacagccctattTTCTATACTGCTTGCGCAACCTGCAATCGAATAGGTTTACCAAAATACTATTTCATTGCTTCAGAAAACTTTACTAGAGTCTACAGAGAAATATAGTAAAAGAGAGAGTTTTAATAACACTTGAAACTTGATATGAGTTACAATAcaatacaaaagaaataaagaaagaaTATGTAGATGAATGAATGAAGTGAACTTCTATCTACTTGTACAATTTATTTCATATCTTCCTGACAAATAGTATGCGGAGAAATTCTGTTTATGCGAGGGAACTGCAAATTCTCCTAATCACACCAGATTGACCTGTAAGGGGGCTGAGATCACTCATTTTGGCCATGGCAGCTGCAAAATCACTTTTGAATGTTGCTGGATTCTTGCTGTAATCTCTGACAATGTCATCTGTGGAGCCGCCGCTGAGAAGGATCTGATCTGTTTCAAGAAGTCCTTTCTTCTGCATTATATTCTTGTAGTAGTTGTTGTCAAAGGAAGTCGATGTTACCAAATCCAGTGGGGCTAATTTGCTGTCTCCACCGCTGGAAGGACAGCCACGTCTTCGGGTGCTTGCGAATCCAGCATCAATGTCAGATGCATTGTTGTAGATTCTGTCACGGAATGTGAAACATTGTGCCTGACCAAACGAATGTGCACCTGaaaattttttaacaattttttcatTAGTAAGATAAAATGCATTCATAATTTTGAAATGATTGAATGAGGTAACATGTGTTACTGATCACTTACCGGATAATGCAACCATCTCCCTTATGGTGAAGCCCTTGTTAGCGAAGTCATCAATAAGTTTCTGCAGGTTATCGCGGAAAAAGGGAAGACCATTGGATGCTTGTGCAAAATTGGTAGTTGTGGAATCCCTTCTTCCTAGCTTTACAGTCCATGACGGACCACCAGCCTATTTATTTAGTCAtcaaattaattagaaaatttattCCAGGAGAATGTATCGAGTACATTTATccaatctgaaaatttattcaaTCTGAAAATGACATACCAAAACAGTAGCATCGCGAGCAGCAATAGATAAAATGTCTGCACAAGAGACGATCCCTGGGCAAATCTTCTCAACCGCGGTCTTGGCTCTGTCTATGACATCGTAACCTCTTACAGAATTCTTGTTTGGAGGGGCGCTCTTCTCACTTTGGATCGTAGGAGAATCATCAAGCAAGATTGATGCATCACATCCCTATACATATCAATTTGAAGTCAATTAGTAAACTCACATTATTGTAGTACTTacagatgatttttttttttgggtagcCAGTTTGAAATAAAACCCTTTTTTTTTATCATGGTATAAAATTATCTACCTGAACAAAGCAATCATGGAAATGAAGGCGAATGAGTGAGCCTGCCATCCGACGCTCTGCAGATATGGAAGTCCTGACTTGTGTCTTAACCGTACTCTGTAAATCCGGACAAGTTTGATCATAAAATGAAGTAGATAGCTGTGCATTGCATGGCATGCAGAAGAGAAACACAAAAAAGAAACTAGTGGCAGCAATAGCTGCGGCACTATATTTGCCAGAACCCATTTTCTTAACAATATCAATCAAGTTTTGGAGAGCAGATGGTTGTGTATGTAGTTTGTAGTACGTAAGTGAAGAATGAGGATTGTTTATGAAATGTTGCTGCATGCACCATCTTTTTATAGGGCTATTAGATCAGCTATTTTATTGTATACGCGTTTACTTTTGAGAAGGCAGACTTGTTCTCTGGCAGATTAGATAGAATATAGAGAGAATAGTAAGCGTTACTTTCTTTGAAACACTTGTTGTTTATAAATAGTCAAAATTGCAATACAAGaactcatatttaaatatagatTTCCAAATACCAAAACACATGCAAAGTAGTTAAATCAAAACTTGCTTCTCCGAAGGACGGGGATAGCTTGCATTTCTTCTGtgagtaaaaatattttgacaaaaaaaaggtAAAATAGTTAAACCAAAACTTCGACGGATAGAGCCTATGCGGAACATTTAACTTCAAAGGAAAAAATGAACACCTGTTTTTGTTCTTCTTAGGTCTCTGATCATGAACCCCCCTTAAAAATTGAGTTGGCATATCAAAttaaacaatataataaatttttttcaaaaaatagcaCTCCAGTCATACCCACCAATTacctataattttagccaatatgcatgattatatttgtcgaaactCTACAGGTCcgtaataaatatataagaagattacacatcatttattagcatattaaactgatatatttcatttataataatagaaatattaataatatattatttttaaattatagtcatacaatatagccaataccatcggAGCACAATTTCTTACAAGTTCAGAAAATTTTACAAAGGTGCAATATAACCAACAATTATAACTAACCACATTGGAGAtgtttttaacggcagtgaaatcaaaaatgaaaaataagaaaacaaaatataaaattataatttaaattgttatttcaTAGGTTAAATATGAGTTTAGCGCTATATGGATTTTAGTAAAATCCCTACGGCGCTAAAGTCATATTTAAGCGgcagaaaaatgaaaaattaaaaattaatacacaTTTGTTGATTGATATTCAGATAGAATGTTGTAAATGTTATTCATAATTATTTGGTGTCATATCTTTAAGATTACGGATTGAATTAAAAGTTATACCCTAACCGAAATCACtatcattttataattatatcttaGTAAGATATAACCGGCGCTATCGTTGAAAACGACGTGTTTTCTTTATGTGAGAAAATGAAAATGACATTTTTTCTTGTAACATAAATATCCACGAGTTTGCATGCATCTTTGTGATAATATTGCGGCGAAGACTTTAATCATCTCGATTATCTTCATTTCAGTtctgttatttaattttttgcgAAGCTTACCCCGTGATATGAACAAAAAGCAAGAATAAATTAAGTACTAGTCGTCGATATCTCTCGTCATTCAACACGATAAATAAAGCAAGTTGCAATAAAAAACTAATCTCTTCGCATCTTCATTGAGGTGCATCACGAGTACATTTGACCTAGAGATATCAATAGGTGGTGTGTTTGTCCAGAAGACAATAGTGTTTTCGGACTTATcaactattaaataaataacggTACGAACAAGAAATATTCAACTCCCACCCTCCGATCGAGTCCAATAAATTTAGCATGTGTACGTAGTTTACCTACTACACTCTTCGAATTTTCATCAGAGGGAAAATAGTAACTTCGAGTCATTTTGATGAGCATTGCAGCTACAAAATCATTTGGGATGATTTTTGCTGTAGACTCTCATAATTAGGGTTCATGTCACAGCGGCACGGGCATGCCAAACTGGGCATGCCCTAGGCATGCCTTTTGTTCATTTGGCAtgtttttttactaattttttatataaataataaaatttatataaatattatatcttataaatattgaaaattttaaatatagtccaACTTCATAGTTAAATATTAGATTAACTACTAATATAAGTTGGTACTGTACTAAGTTCTGTTCTTAATAATTActaacttttgttatatttgtaaCTGCACTTTAGTATCAATCCTATAATGATGCAGCAGTTTTTTCTATATTTAATGGAAAATGGCATGCCATTTGGGCATGCCTTTTTGTAAAATACATGTTTATAGGCATGCCAGTGAAAACTGCCGTGACATGTACCCTACTCATAATGTCATTTGTTGGAACCCCACTAAAAAGGATCTGAGATCCGTctctaaaattttgtttttattctgaaaatatGAAAACAGTTTAGAGAACCGATAACAATCATTTATCAACCACAAATTcaactttaaaaaatttatgaccGGTTGAAATTGTTACAAAAATGAGTGTCTTTATTGTACCGCTATTAATATCTCAAAAACAacttgaaaatcaaataaaaacaaatgtCCTATTTTCACTTTCTATTCCATCTCTATATATTCTTCATTTTATACTTGCATATTTATAGCAGCTCTTGGATGAGATCTATTTAATTAGGGTTTTGCGAATTGCGAGTGTGAGACGACCACCACCGTTTAATCGCATCCGGCTTTGCTTCAGCAGCAGTTAAATCTTCCGGTATTACAAAAATTTCTCTCTCTGGTGTTCATGATTGGCAGTACTGGTTGATGATATCGACGAggaagaaaatggacaaagacATTGTAAAATTATGAAAGTTGTATACGATTGTATTAAGTTGAACAatgtatttgtaaatatttttagaaaatagtaaaattataaaaatattttaaaaaagtgatatttttgaaatatacctcacaatattaattaatattatatggtTCAAGACGAGGGATGTATATAATTTAGGAcagatttttgtttttatctgAATTACTATGAAAAATTactgtgtaattttttttttgtaaaaaaatatatgaattgttataaattataaatgacaATTGAAGCTTACATTACTAAATACACGTTATTTGGAGTATATCGAAGTTTTGGTCTTCGGTGGATTATtagctaaaaaaaaattatcatcaaaTAAATGATCGACATTCGGCAATTATCTTTCTCAGAATCTCTACACTTTTGAGAAAATCATCTCTCGTCAGGTCGATTATACCAAGACAACTAACAATATTCTCCCGGTTATTTGCCCAGAGCCTCCATCGATACAAggtcttcaatatatatacatacatgtagtattaatatttataattattagttattaattatatttaataaaattattataataatatctattCTTCTTCTCCATACACCAATTTAGAAATATGGACCGTCTTTAACTTTAGGCCcatgtaataaaataaaaaatagataaaagtccaataaattataatgttattcaatattttaaattactttAAGTCTTAAATATATCCAAAAAGGTAGAAAACCTAATACGCTCACTTGAGCAGATATAGAACCAACAAGAACACTAAGCCAGCAaaggtactccctccatccccctgagtagtatacattgggggacggggacgcggcacagactttaatgctcctgcaaagtgtagttgtgcaatttatttttaaaatttttcttttctgaattaaagtttggatgttatatttttatacagaaaaagaaaatcgcaaaaataagttacggaactatattttataagagcattgaaatgtgtgtcgagcggttaaaaagaaacgtatagaattaaatgggacagagggagtaatatatagtGATCTCTTCAATTCTTctctgttttgatatttttaattcaaaatttgttataaacactacaagaaaaacgggtaaatttgaccaaaaaaatcggtcaaatttagttaaatttgaccgcccGCGGTCAAATTTACCTAAATTTGACCGATTCATGTCGGTCAGTCATAACGTCGTCGAATTTAGCAAAATCGGTCaaaattagctaaatttgaccgaatatttttgaccgactaaatttgaccgcttaaatttgaccgaaattttgaaaattttaaaatttgaatttttttcaatttcccgcttgaaaatttgaaatttgaatttttttcaatttgccgcctacaatttattaaatttgaccgcattcggtcaaatttataaatttgaccgaatgcggtcaaatttcaaatttgaccATATCTGGTCAAATTTAAACCTGGACAGAATGTATTTTGCTACTTTGTGGTATATTCTTGTGTGcgaattttaatactttatttagtaaattcacataatattatcttactaatcaacatatatatcacataattcttaaaattatataccttattaacaaaaaaaatcgtAATGAAATTCATGTACATTAAGAATTTttctatttacaaaagaaatgttacaaatttaatataagttCCTAATTGGATTTTGTAGTTCCACTTTGTTCCTTATCAATTTGGACGGAAATTGTGACTTGAGATTTTTGGTCGACGGAGTTGTTTCTCGGACGCCGGAGTTGCTTGAGTTGCCGGAATTCCTCCCAAATTACCATTCCACGAGTTAATTTTCTTGGTGATATTCTTGTACAAATAATGTTATTGTAGATAGAGATTgtgtatgtataaatatatatggttATGAATGTGTATGTAAAAGAGGGGAAGAGGGGAAGATGGAGTCATGGAGTCATGGAGATGGGGAGGGGGAGATGGAGTCATGGAGATGAAGATGGggagggggggggagagagagatttgGAGAATGGAGAGTGTATTTAGGTTAtaatgtgtgtttgtatgtatatataggaTAAGGATATGTTGTGATGATTTTAGACCGTTGGATTGTTGTGTTGGTATGTTAAATAAGGACCATTAGATGTGTTTCACGCGGATTGCTGACATGGCAATAAATTTGACCGctggcggtcaaatttagttaaaattgaccgctggcggtcaaatttaactttGGGCGGCAAATTTCCCTCacaaaataattcgaattatttgaATGCAAATTTGACCATCGCTGGTCGAAAATGTAAATTTGACCGATTTCggtcaaaaaaatttcatagattaatttcaaaaaaagcaaaataaatatataatcatttaattaaattactaaaaaaaaggTGCTAAATTCAAATAGTATTATCTTAACATCTATATGTTTGGACTGttgaaaatatcatttaaaaaatttattttgttaatcagaAACGAATCTCATTTTAAGGAGTAGtacttcttaatatatttttcttataaagtcatgcaagtcaaatttcaaatcttttaattattttttcacgtgattaaaatcaatatatttgaacatccgtacggttggatcgttcaaaaaataattttaataatttattttgttaatcggGAATGAATGTTATATTAGGATTACTACttctcttaatatatttttcttacatGACAAAAATAAATGTATCTTAACATCCCTatggttggatcgt
This genomic window from Daucus carota subsp. sativus chromosome 7, DH1 v3.0, whole genome shotgun sequence contains:
- the LOC108195593 gene encoding lignin-forming anionic peroxidase, coding for MGSGKYSAAAIAATSFFFVFLFCMPCNAQLSTSFYDQTCPDLQSTVKTQVRTSISAERRMAGSLIRLHFHDCFVQGCDASILLDDSPTIQSEKSAPPNKNSVRGYDVIDRAKTAVEKICPGIVSCADILSIAARDATVLAGGPSWTVKLGRRDSTTTNFAQASNGLPFFRDNLQKLIDDFANKGFTIREMVALSGAHSFGQAQCFTFRDRIYNNASDIDAGFASTRRRGCPSSGGDSKLAPLDLVTSTSFDNNYYKNIMQKKGLLETDQILLSGGSTDDIVRDYSKNPATFKSDFAAAMAKMSDLSPLTGQSGVIRRICSSLA